In Chryseobacterium turcicum, a single window of DNA contains:
- the prfH gene encoding peptide chain release factor H has translation MDKIIQITSGRGPLECQWVVAKVLKVFLEDAKNNKIDYEIIHRENGDENLTLKSVTLLLKSKNVNEFLKNWLGSILWTGKSTFRKLHKRSNWFIGVFELEGLEKIQFNEKDIQFQTTRSQGSGGQNVNKVNTAVRATYLKTGQSVFVQDSRSQLENKKLSIERLKEKVLEQNIIQLQKQMQETWNNHLNVQRGNPVRAFSGTDFKKNYQEKSFKKERNQLKNELKTYRNDLN, from the coding sequence ATGGACAAAATAATACAAATAACCTCAGGAAGAGGACCTTTAGAGTGTCAATGGGTCGTTGCTAAAGTTCTGAAGGTTTTCCTTGAGGATGCAAAAAATAATAAAATAGACTACGAAATTATTCATCGAGAAAATGGCGATGAAAACCTTACTTTAAAATCTGTAACCTTACTTTTAAAATCAAAAAATGTAAACGAATTTTTAAAAAATTGGTTAGGAAGTATCTTGTGGACAGGAAAAAGTACATTCAGAAAACTGCATAAAAGAAGTAATTGGTTTATCGGAGTTTTTGAACTGGAAGGTTTGGAGAAAATTCAGTTTAATGAAAAAGATATTCAGTTTCAAACCACAAGAAGCCAAGGAAGTGGTGGACAAAACGTGAATAAAGTAAACACCGCCGTTCGTGCTACCTATTTGAAAACCGGACAAAGTGTTTTCGTGCAAGATTCGCGTTCGCAACTGGAGAATAAAAAACTTTCGATTGAGAGGCTGAAAGAAAAAGTTTTGGAGCAGAATATTATTCAGCTTCAAAAGCAAATGCAGGAAACGTGGAACAATCATTTGAATGTGCAAAGAGGAAATCCGGTAAGAGCCTTTTCCGGAACAGATTTTAAAAAGAACTATCAGGAAAAGTCTTTCAAAAAAGAAAGAAATCAACTGAAAAACGAATTAAAAACCTACAGAAATGACCTTAACTAA
- a CDS encoding tetratricopeptide repeat protein has protein sequence MTLTKSKYYFEALDNYPYNLPDCLEALNYALSYDSEDADSLCLMGRIYSEQLKNYEIAKQYFEEAMLCDITNLNVPQYYIKCLLDNEDLQEAEKLINYSLKIKGIDKATLWFYRALLSEKRGSFPNALKFLTEAEKYCFTSHSFEAVKERKKFIKSKTPKKKSKNKKETK, from the coding sequence ATGACCTTAACTAAAAGTAAATATTATTTCGAAGCTTTAGATAATTATCCTTACAACTTACCAGATTGTCTGGAAGCGTTAAATTATGCCCTGTCATATGATTCTGAGGATGCAGACAGCTTGTGTTTGATGGGAAGAATCTATTCTGAACAATTAAAAAATTATGAAATAGCTAAACAATATTTTGAAGAAGCGATGCTATGTGATATTACCAATTTAAATGTTCCGCAGTATTATATTAAGTGTCTTTTGGATAATGAAGATTTGCAGGAAGCCGAAAAGTTGATTAACTATTCTTTGAAAATAAAAGGAATTGATAAAGCAACCTTATGGTTTTACAGAGCGCTTCTTTCAGAGAAAAGAGGAAGTTTTCCAAATGCTCTGAAGTTCTTAACTGAGGCAGAAAAGTATTGTTTTACATCTCACAGTTTTGAGGCCGTAAAAGAGCGTAAGAAATTCATTAAGTCTAAAACGCCAAAGAAAAAATCTAAAAATAAGAAGGAGACGAAATAA
- a CDS encoding IS1595 family transposase, whose protein sequence is MDIFSFTAHFGTEEDCKIHFKEQRDKIGVVCKCGHNEHFWIKSIWSYECKKCRKRISLKSGTIMQNSNLSFLVWYKTMFLMSVTKKGFSSKEIQKQLGLKRYEPVWAMVHKLRKAMGTRDERYTLEGMIEFDEGYFTVESSEIEQEKGVRGRGAAGKQNVAVMAESTPLENLETGEKSSSCRYFKAKVLETHLSLEINETIKECIDNESIVFTDKSTSYVDISDFVELHITEKSDKETTEEILKWVHITISNAKRNLLGNYHKIKRKYLQLYLNEFIYKLNRRYFGDQLFERLIIANITAV, encoded by the coding sequence ATGGATATATTTAGTTTTACAGCTCATTTTGGTACTGAGGAAGATTGCAAAATTCATTTTAAAGAGCAGAGAGATAAAATTGGGGTTGTTTGTAAATGCGGTCACAATGAGCATTTCTGGATTAAAAGTATCTGGAGCTACGAATGCAAAAAGTGTCGTAAAAGGATTTCCTTGAAGAGCGGTACGATTATGCAGAACTCAAATCTTTCTTTTTTAGTTTGGTACAAAACCATGTTTCTGATGAGCGTTACCAAGAAAGGTTTTTCGTCTAAAGAAATCCAGAAACAATTAGGATTAAAGCGTTATGAGCCAGTTTGGGCAATGGTTCATAAACTAAGAAAAGCCATGGGAACCCGCGATGAAAGATATACTTTGGAAGGGATGATAGAGTTTGATGAAGGATATTTCACGGTAGAATCCAGCGAGATTGAACAAGAAAAAGGAGTTCGAGGCAGAGGTGCAGCAGGCAAACAAAACGTTGCTGTGATGGCTGAATCTACCCCTTTGGAGAATCTTGAAACTGGAGAAAAATCTAGTTCTTGTAGGTATTTTAAGGCTAAAGTTTTAGAAACGCATCTTTCCTTAGAAATTAATGAAACCATTAAAGAATGTATCGATAATGAAAGTATTGTTTTCACTGATAAAAGCACATCTTACGTAGATATTTCTGATTTTGTTGAGCTTCATATTACAGAAAAATCGGACAAAGAAACTACGGAAGAGATTTTAAAATGGGTTCATATTACCATCAGCAATGCGAAGCGAAATTTATTGGGAAATTATCATAAAATCAAAAGAAAGTACTTACAACTATACTTAAATGAATTTATCTACAAACTAAACCGAAGATATTTTGGAGACCAACTCTTCGAAAGGCTCATTATTGCTAACATTACGGCAGTATGA